From a single Scomber japonicus isolate fScoJap1 chromosome 12, fScoJap1.pri, whole genome shotgun sequence genomic region:
- the uck2b gene encoding uridine-cytidine kinase 2-B — MRVEEKNHTSDVPAQTFTPHIASMAGDTETHLRDRGESTDVIRQPFLIGVSGGTASGKSSVCEKIMELLGQNKIDHHQRQVVILSQDSFYKVLTPDQKAKALKGQFNFDHPDAFDNELVMQTLRQILQGKTVQIPVYDFVSHSRKDEFITVYPADVVLFEGILMFYSQEIRDLFQMKLFVDTDPDTRLSRRVLRDISERGRELEQVLAQYITFVKPAFEEFCLPTKKYADVIIPRGADNLVAINLIVQHIQDILNGGLSKRHNGCMNGHSTPRQRRTSESSSRPH, encoded by the exons ATGCGggtggaggaaaaaaatcacactaGTGATGTGCCAGCGCAGACGTTCACACCACACATTGCAAGTATGGCCGGGGACACTGAGACACATCTAAGGGACCGGGGCGAGAGCACCGACGTTATTCGGCAACCTTTTCTCATCGGTGTCTCCGGAGGCACCGCCAGCGGCAAG TCTTCTGTATGCGAGAAGATCATGGAGCTGCTGGGGCAGAACAAAATCGACCACCACCAGAGACAGGTGGTGATCCTCAGCCAGGACAGCTTCTATAAGGTGCTGACTCCAGACCAGAAGGCCAAGGCTCTAAAGGGCCAGTTTAACTTCGATCATCCAG aTGCCTTTGACAATGAACTGGTAATGCAAACACTCAGGCAGATCCTGCAGGGGAAGACTGTCCAGATCCCAGTTTATGACTTTGTCAGTCATTCCAG gaaaGATGAGTTTATTACGGTGTATCCGGCCGATGTGGTCCTGTTTGAGGGTATCCTGATGTTCTACTCACAGGAGATCAGAGATCTATTCCAGATGAAGCTGTTTGTTGACACAGACCCAGACACACGGCTCTCACGCAGAG TTCTAAGAGACATCAGTGAACGTGGAAGAGAGCTGGAGCAAGTGCTTGCACAGTACATCACTTTTGTGAAACCGGCCTTTGAGGAGTTCTGCTTACCA ACAAAGAAGTACGCAGATGTGATTATTCCCCGAGGAGCAGATAACCTTG TGGCAATCAACTTGATAGTACAGCACATCCAAGACATTCTGAATGGTGGACTAAGCAAGCGGCACAACGGCTGCATGAACGGCCACAGCACTCCACGACAGCGGCGGACTTCTGAGTCCAGCAGCCGGCCTCATTGA
- the aldh9a1b gene encoding 4-trimethylaminobutyraldehyde dehydrogenase B — protein sequence MFQRLAVLLRRPAAAPLAAAAVRCVSTGSMHITAPLNFWAGKRRTGEGKSNMENVFEPATGRVLCNLETCGAADVDQAVKAAMSAFGHWSKMSGMERGRVMIEAAHIIENRREEIAEMEVVNNGKCITEARLDVDSARLCIEYYAGLASTLAGQHIQLPGGSFAYTRREPLGVCVGIGAWNYPFQIAAWKSAPALACGNSMVFKPSPVTPVTAVLLAEIYAQAGAPEGLFNVVQGGQETGSLLCHHPDVAKVSFTGSVPTGKKIMEMASKGVKPVTLELGGKSPLLIFQDSDLENAVKGALMANFLSQGQVCSNGTRVFVQKDILPEFVDGVVKRTQAIKIGDPLLESTRMGALVSRPHLDKVLSFVEQAKKEGATVLCGGEAFVPSDPKLRDGYYMTPCVLANCTDDMTCVKEEIFGPVMSVLSFETEEEVLQRANDTTMGLAAGIFTRDVRRAHRVVEHLKAGSCFINNYNITPVEVPFGGFKMSGIGRENGQVTIEHYSQLKTVFVEMGDVDSLF from the exons ATGTTCCAGAGGCTAGCTGTGCTCCTGCGGCGGCCCGCTGCTGCTCCCCTTGCAGCGGCGGCGGTACGATGCGTGTCCACGGGCTCAATGCACATCACGGCCCCGCTGAACTTCTGGGCTGGGAAGAGAAGGACGGGCGAAGGAAAAAGTAACATGGAAAATGTATTCGAACCTGCAACAG GCCGTGTCTTGTGTAATTTAGAGACATGTGGTGCTGCTGATGTCGATCAGGCTGTGAAGGCTGCCATGTCAGCCTTTGGCCACTGGAGTAAGATGTCTGGAATGGAGAGAGGCAGGGTCATGATAGAAGCTGCTCATATCATTGag aacaggagagaggagattgCTGAAATGGAGGTGGTCAATAATGGAAAGTGCATCACAGAGGCCCGTCTGGATGTGGACTCTGCCAGACTGTGTATAGAGTACTATGCAGGGCTGGCCAGCACTTTGGCAG GCCAGCATATCCAGTTGCCGGGAGGATCCTTTGCCTACACACGTAGGGAGCCTTTGGGAGTCTGTGTTGGCATCGGTGCCTGGAATTATCCTTTCCAAATAGCTGCCTGGAAATCAGCTCCAGCCCTGGCCTGTG GCAACTCCATGGTGTTCAAACCCTCACCGGTGACGCCTGTAACAGCGGTCCTGCTGGCAGAGATCTATGCTCAGGCCGGAGCTCCAGAAGGGCTGTTCAACGTGGTGCAGGGCGGCCAGGAGACGGGCAGCTTACTCTGCCACCACCCTGATGTTGCTAAGGTGTCTTTCACTGGGAGTGTCCCAACAGGCAAGAAG ATTATGGAGATGGCATCCAAAGGGGTGAAGCCTGTAACTCTGGAGCTTGGGGGGaaatctcctctcctcatctttcAGGATAGTGATCTGGAGAACGCTGTGAAGGGAGCTCTCATGGCCAATTTCCTTTCTCAAGGCCAG GTCTGTAGCAATGGTACAAGGGTCTTTGTTCAGAAGGATATTCTTCCTGAATTTGTCGATGGGGTGGTGAAGAGGACCCAGGCCATTAAGATTGGAGACCCGCTGTTGGAGAGCACCAGAATGGGAGCACTGGTCAGCCGGCCACATCTAGACAAAGTCCTATCCTTTGTGGAGCAGGCAAAGAAGGAG GGAGCTACAGTGTTGTGTGGAGGTGAAGCTTTTGTCCCGTCTGACCCCAAACTAAGAGATGGATACTATATGACCCCATGTGTTTTGG CCAACTGTACAGACGACATGACCTGCGTGAAGGAGGAGATCTTCGGTCCTGTCATGTCTGTGTTGTCTTTTGAAACAGAAGAGGAGGTGCTACAGAGAGCCAATGACACCACCATGGGACTAGCTGCAGGAATTTTCACCAG GGATGTGAGGCGAGCCCATCGTGTGGTTGAACACCTCAAAGCTGGTTCCTGTTTCATCAACAACTACAACATCACCCCTGTGGAGGTGCCATTTGGAGGATTCAAAATGTCAG GCATAGGGCGAGAGAACGGCCAGGTGACCATTGAACACTACTCCCAGCTGAAGACGGTGTTTGTGGAGATGGGAGATGTGGACAGCCTCTTCTAG